The following coding sequences are from one Natrarchaeobaculum sulfurireducens window:
- a CDS encoding enoyl-CoA hydratase/isomerase family protein, with amino-acid sequence MQRKTISIETDEHVGFLRLERPDSMNTFTSELAIELDEALTTLEDDDDVRAIVVSGAGDAFSMGIDVTEHDTHDSEAAYEQWVARMETPFTTIAKMGTPVITAAHGYAVANGLGLVAAADLAVAAEGTQFGATAPKVGLFCMGPAVPLMRSVTEKRCLELLLTGELIDADTALEWGILNRVVPAGEHINAAVELASAITDKSPTAVQLGKQAYYEMANMPYRTALEYSNERFAAVCATSDAAEGIDAFLSGREPEWET; translated from the coding sequence ATGCAACGAAAAACAATTAGCATCGAGACCGACGAGCACGTCGGGTTCCTCAGGCTCGAGCGGCCCGACTCGATGAACACGTTCACGTCGGAACTGGCCATCGAACTCGACGAAGCCCTGACCACGCTCGAGGACGACGACGACGTTCGAGCGATCGTCGTCTCCGGGGCCGGAGACGCTTTTTCGATGGGGATCGACGTAACCGAACACGATACACACGATTCCGAGGCTGCGTACGAACAGTGGGTCGCGCGCATGGAAACGCCGTTTACAACCATCGCAAAGATGGGAACGCCGGTTATCACAGCGGCACACGGCTATGCCGTCGCGAACGGACTGGGGCTCGTCGCCGCTGCGGATCTCGCCGTCGCCGCCGAGGGGACGCAGTTCGGTGCGACTGCGCCAAAAGTCGGACTCTTCTGTATGGGTCCTGCAGTACCGTTGATGCGGTCAGTGACCGAGAAGCGCTGTCTCGAGTTGCTGTTGACCGGCGAACTCATCGACGCCGATACCGCACTCGAGTGGGGAATCCTCAACCGCGTCGTCCCTGCGGGCGAACACATAAACGCTGCCGTCGAGCTCGCGAGTGCGATTACCGACAAGAGTCCAACTGCCGTTCAACTGGGCAAACAGGCTTACTACGAGATGGCGAACATGCCGTATCGTACGGCGCTCGAGTACTCGAACGAGCGGTTTGCGGCCGTCTGTGCGACGTCGGACGCGGCGGAGGGGATCGATGCGTTCCTCTCGGGTCGCGAGCCAGAGTGGGAGACGTGA
- a CDS encoding acyl-CoA synthetase, translating into MGVDYDSEVEEFEWGIPESYTVTSTVESHAEAFGDRVAVHFLDDDGVRTERTYSDIRDDKNRFANGLEELGVGKGDRVMHLFPRHPEAFAIQLGALSTGALLVPCSSMLRAKDIEFRSNDCEATTIVVHESLTDMVEPVIDETPLERVIVLDGDESDLEDDSWMTYESVSEGEPTEYDGPDLSAEDPMSINYTSGTTGQPKPVLHKHRWQYCFNQINAPYWWGIDEDTDLEDELLWATTGTGWAKWFWSPVGVGITTGATQLIYDGDFEVETFLEIMEDEGVTKLCAVPTQYRMFANADLEEYDVQLNDTLSAGEPLNREPIERIQDAWGVTPRDGYGQTETVALVTNYPGIDVEIGSMGKPTPGVGATIIEVDEEKEVEPGEIGEIAVPVDSPAIFDGYFEKPELDEQKLSGEYYRTGDLASRDEDGYFFFEGRADDIIISSGYRIGPFEVEDALVTHDAVAEAAAVDSPHDERGSVVKAYVILNEGYDGSDELKDELQEFMKEQTAPYKYPRRIEFVDELPKTSSGKIRRVELRQQEQEKHD; encoded by the coding sequence ATGGGTGTAGATTACGACAGCGAAGTTGAGGAGTTCGAATGGGGGATCCCAGAGTCGTACACAGTTACGTCGACTGTCGAGTCACACGCCGAGGCGTTCGGCGACCGCGTCGCCGTCCACTTCCTCGACGATGACGGGGTCCGAACGGAGCGTACATACAGCGACATCCGCGACGACAAGAACCGATTCGCAAACGGCCTCGAGGAACTCGGCGTCGGCAAAGGCGACCGTGTCATGCACTTGTTCCCGCGTCACCCGGAGGCGTTCGCGATTCAGCTCGGTGCGCTCTCGACGGGCGCACTGTTGGTCCCCTGTTCGTCGATGCTGCGGGCAAAAGACATCGAGTTCCGCTCGAACGACTGTGAGGCGACGACGATCGTCGTCCACGAATCGCTCACGGACATGGTCGAGCCGGTCATCGACGAGACGCCACTCGAGCGCGTGATCGTCCTCGACGGCGATGAGAGTGATCTCGAAGACGACAGCTGGATGACCTACGAGTCGGTCAGTGAGGGGGAGCCGACCGAGTACGACGGTCCCGACCTCTCTGCTGAGGACCCGATGTCGATCAACTACACCAGCGGTACGACCGGTCAGCCAAAGCCAGTATTGCACAAACACCGCTGGCAGTACTGTTTCAACCAAATCAACGCGCCATACTGGTGGGGGATCGACGAAGACACGGACCTCGAAGACGAGTTGCTGTGGGCAACGACAGGGACTGGCTGGGCGAAGTGGTTCTGGAGCCCGGTCGGGGTCGGCATCACGACGGGTGCCACCCAGCTCATCTACGACGGCGACTTCGAGGTCGAGACGTTCCTCGAGATCATGGAAGACGAAGGCGTCACGAAGCTCTGTGCCGTCCCCACGCAGTATCGGATGTTCGCAAACGCCGACCTCGAGGAGTACGACGTCCAGCTCAACGACACGCTTTCAGCAGGCGAACCGCTCAACCGCGAGCCGATCGAGCGCATCCAGGACGCCTGGGGTGTCACGCCACGGGACGGGTACGGGCAGACCGAGACGGTCGCGCTCGTGACCAACTACCCGGGCATCGACGTCGAGATCGGCAGCATGGGCAAGCCGACGCCGGGAGTCGGTGCCACCATTATCGAAGTAGACGAAGAAAAAGAGGTCGAGCCGGGTGAAATCGGCGAAATCGCCGTTCCGGTCGACTCGCCGGCCATCTTCGACGGGTACTTCGAGAAACCAGAACTCGACGAGCAGAAACTCTCCGGCGAGTACTACCGCACCGGCGACCTCGCCTCGCGTGATGAGGACGGCTACTTCTTCTTCGAAGGCCGCGCCGACGACATCATCATCTCCTCTGGCTACCGTATCGGCCCGTTCGAGGTCGAAGACGCGCTGGTCACTCACGACGCGGTCGCCGAAGCAGCCGCCGTCGACAGCCCACACGACGAACGCGGCAGCGTCGTCAAGGCCTACGTCATTCTCAACGAGGGCTACGACGGCAGTGACGAACTCAAAGACGAGCTTCAGGAGTTCATGAAAGAACAGACGGCACCCTACAAGTATCCGCGCCGGATCGAGTTCGTCGACGAACTCCCCAAAACCTCGAGTGGCAAGATCCGCCGCGTCGAACTGCGCCAGCAAGAACAAGAAAAGCACGACTAA
- a CDS encoding acyl-CoA thioesterase, translating to MPHETEITVDWGETDAGGLIYYPRFFHFVIVGLNDYFRPAADGEHPMEAYRKAGYLLPAVDASASFYSPLRAGDAATLETSVVDVGTSSLSVSFEITRLSNDERVADGEVSFVFVDDAFESTPLPDAIRDCVRERGDD from the coding sequence ATGCCACACGAGACCGAGATCACCGTCGACTGGGGTGAGACGGACGCCGGCGGGCTCATTTACTATCCACGATTCTTCCATTTCGTGATCGTGGGCCTGAACGACTACTTCCGGCCGGCCGCCGACGGCGAACACCCGATGGAAGCCTACCGGAAGGCGGGCTATCTCCTCCCCGCGGTCGACGCGTCGGCGTCGTTTTACTCGCCGCTTCGTGCCGGCGACGCCGCAACGCTCGAGACGTCCGTCGTCGACGTCGGCACGTCGTCACTCTCGGTCTCGTTCGAGATCACGCGACTCTCGAACGACGAACGCGTCGCCGACGGCGAGGTGTCGTTCGTCTTCGTTGACGACGCATTCGAGTCGACGCCGCTTCCGGACGCGATTCGCGACTGCGTTCGTGAACGAGGCGACGACTGA
- a CDS encoding Zn-ribbon domain-containing OB-fold protein, producing the protein MSDTVRNGEYDDFLDALEEDEGYYDECSNGHGLLPPRQVCPHCGDRELTERPLPETGEIVTHTTVAVPTPQFDDDAPYVTAIVSFGAVRLTGIVADIDPDEVEIGQSVSVGIESNATTGERTITFRVA; encoded by the coding sequence ATGAGCGACACCGTCCGCAACGGCGAGTACGACGACTTCCTCGACGCACTCGAGGAGGACGAGGGCTACTACGACGAGTGTTCGAACGGCCACGGGTTGCTCCCGCCGCGGCAGGTCTGTCCACACTGTGGCGACCGCGAGTTGACCGAACGGCCGTTGCCGGAGACCGGCGAGATCGTCACCCACACGACCGTCGCCGTCCCCACACCGCAGTTCGACGACGACGCTCCCTACGTCACCGCGATCGTCTCGTTCGGTGCGGTTCGCCTGACCGGAATCGTCGCGGACATCGACCCGGACGAGGTCGAGATCGGTCAGTCGGTGTCCGTCGGCATCGAGTCGAACGCGACGACGGGCGAGCGAACGATCACGTTCCGCGTCGCCTGA